In Juglans regia cultivar Chandler chromosome 5, Walnut 2.0, whole genome shotgun sequence, the following are encoded in one genomic region:
- the LOC109009065 gene encoding protein disulfide isomerase-like 1-4 isoform X2, translated as MPSRLVLLLSLATLLLFSSLSPTISKDLQDDDEDEDLSFLEEPDDHSHLSYPEHSDEEPLEDDDLDNFDDLDDPVDQDGFKELEVDDPDVVVLKEGNFSEFVEDNRFVMVEFYAPWCGHCQALAPEYAAAATELKGEDVALAKVDATEEGDLAQEYDVQGFPTVYFFVDGVHKPYTGQRTKEAIVTWIKKKIGPGVYNLTTLDDAERILTSESKVVLGYLNSLVGHESEELAAASKNEDDVNFYQTVNPDVAKLFHVDPKVKRPALVLLKKEAEKLSYFDGQFVKSTISEFVSANKLPLVTTFTRESAPLIFESSIKKQLLLFATSNDTEKVVPIFQEAAKFFKGKLIFVHVEMDNEDVGRPVSDYFGVTGNASKVLAYTGNDDAKKYVLDQEVTLDSVKAFGEDFLEDKLKPVFKSDPIPESNDGDVKIVVGNNFDEIVLDESKDVLLEIYAPWCGHCQALEPTYNKLANHLHGIESLVIAKMDGTTNEHPRAKSDGFPTLLFFPAGNKSFDPDREVWLFMHSYSVYGCQPAR; from the exons ATGCCAAGTCGActcgttcttcttctttcactcgccactctcctcctcttctcctccctctccccgaCTATCTCCAAAGACCTCCAAGACGACGACGAAGACGAAGACCTCAGCTTCCTCGAAGAACCCGACGACCATTCCCACCTCTCGTATCCGGAGCATTCTGACGAGGAACCCCTCGAAGATGACGATCTTGATAACTTCGATGATCTCGACGATCCGGTCGATCAGGATGGGTTTAAGGAGCTGGAAGTGGACGACCCAGATGTCGTCGTTCTGAAGGAGGGTAATTTCAGCGAGTTCGTGGAGGATAACCGGTTTGTGATGGTGGAGTTCTATGCACCGTGGTGCGGCCACTGCCAGGCCCTGGCGCCGGAGTACGCGGCGGCAGCTACTGAGCTCAAGGGTGAGGACGTGGCCTTGGCCAAAGTGGACGCGACGGAGGAGGGCGATTTGGCTCAGGAGTACGATGTTCAAGGGTTCCCGACTGTGTATTTCTTCGTAGATGGGGTTCACAAGCCTTATACTGGCCAGAGGACCAA AGAAGCTATAGTGACCTGGATTAAGAAGAAGATAGGACCTGGTGTCTACAACTTAACCACCTTGGATGATGCTGAACGCATATTGACTTCCGAAAGTAAAGTTGTTTTGGGCTACCTCAACTCTTTAGTG GGCCATGAGAGTGAGGAGCTCGCGGCTGCTTCAAAGAATGAAGATGATGTCAACTTTTACCAGACTGTGAATCCTGATGTGGCAAAGCTTTTCCATGTTGACCCTAAAGTTAAACGCCCTGCTTTGGTCCTTCTAAAGAAGGAAGCAGAGAAATTGAGTTACTTTG ATGGCCAATTTGTTAAATCTACTATTTCTGAGTTTGTATCTGCCAACAAGCTTCCTCTAGTTACCACTTTTACTAGGGAAAGTGCCCCTTTAATATTTGAAAGTTCCATTAAGAAACAG CTGTTGCTATTTGCCACTTCAAATGACACAGAGAAGGTTGTCCCAATATTTCAGGAGGCAGCAAAGTTTTTCAAAGGGAAG CTTATCTTCGTGCACGTGGAAATGGACAATGAAGATGTTGGAAGACCTGTTTCAGATTATTTTGGTGTCACTGGAAATGCTTCCAAA gTTCTTGCATACACAGGAAATGATGATGCCAAGAAATATGTACTAGATCAGGAAGTGACCTTGGATAGCGTCAAG GCTTTTGGGGAGGACTTCCTAGAAGACAAGTTAAAACCTGTCTTCAAGTCAGATCCAATTCCTGAGAGt AATGATGGGGATGTGAAGATAGTGGTTGGgaataattttgatgaaattgttcTGGATGAGTCAAAGGACGTTCTCCTTGAG ATTTATGCTCCTTGGTGCGGGCATTGCCAAGCATTGGAGCCCACATACAACAAGCTTGCCAATCATCTACATGGCATTGAGTCTCTTGTTATAGCCAAGATGGATGGAACAACAAATGAGCATCCCAGGGCAAAG
- the LOC109009065 gene encoding protein disulfide isomerase-like 1-4 isoform X3 — protein sequence MPSRLVLLLSLATLLLFSSLSPTISKDLQDDDEDEDLSFLEEPDDHSHLSYPEHSDEEPLEDDDLDNFDDLDDPVDQDGFKELEVDDPDVVVLKEGNFSEFVEDNRFVMVEFYAPWCGHCQALAPEYAAAATELKGEDVALAKVDATEEGDLAQEYDVQGFPTVYFFVDGVHKPYTGQRTKEAIVTWIKKKIGPGVYNLTTLDDAERILTSESKVVLGYLNSLVGHESEELAAASKNEDDVNFYQTVNPDVAKLFHVDPKVKRPALVLLKKEAEKLSYFDGQFVKSTISEFVSANKLPLVTTFTRESAPLIFESSIKKQLLLFATSNDTEKVVPIFQEAAKFFKGKLIFVHVEMDNEDVGRPVSDYFGVTGNASKVLAYTGNDDAKKYVLDQEVTLDSVKAFGEDFLEDKLKPVFKSDPIPESNDGDVKIVVGNNFDEIVLDESKDVLLEIYAPWCGHCQALEPTYNKLANHLHGIESLVIAKMDGTTNEHPRAKSDGFPTLLFFPAGNKSFDPMPL from the exons ATGCCAAGTCGActcgttcttcttctttcactcgccactctcctcctcttctcctccctctccccgaCTATCTCCAAAGACCTCCAAGACGACGACGAAGACGAAGACCTCAGCTTCCTCGAAGAACCCGACGACCATTCCCACCTCTCGTATCCGGAGCATTCTGACGAGGAACCCCTCGAAGATGACGATCTTGATAACTTCGATGATCTCGACGATCCGGTCGATCAGGATGGGTTTAAGGAGCTGGAAGTGGACGACCCAGATGTCGTCGTTCTGAAGGAGGGTAATTTCAGCGAGTTCGTGGAGGATAACCGGTTTGTGATGGTGGAGTTCTATGCACCGTGGTGCGGCCACTGCCAGGCCCTGGCGCCGGAGTACGCGGCGGCAGCTACTGAGCTCAAGGGTGAGGACGTGGCCTTGGCCAAAGTGGACGCGACGGAGGAGGGCGATTTGGCTCAGGAGTACGATGTTCAAGGGTTCCCGACTGTGTATTTCTTCGTAGATGGGGTTCACAAGCCTTATACTGGCCAGAGGACCAA AGAAGCTATAGTGACCTGGATTAAGAAGAAGATAGGACCTGGTGTCTACAACTTAACCACCTTGGATGATGCTGAACGCATATTGACTTCCGAAAGTAAAGTTGTTTTGGGCTACCTCAACTCTTTAGTG GGCCATGAGAGTGAGGAGCTCGCGGCTGCTTCAAAGAATGAAGATGATGTCAACTTTTACCAGACTGTGAATCCTGATGTGGCAAAGCTTTTCCATGTTGACCCTAAAGTTAAACGCCCTGCTTTGGTCCTTCTAAAGAAGGAAGCAGAGAAATTGAGTTACTTTG ATGGCCAATTTGTTAAATCTACTATTTCTGAGTTTGTATCTGCCAACAAGCTTCCTCTAGTTACCACTTTTACTAGGGAAAGTGCCCCTTTAATATTTGAAAGTTCCATTAAGAAACAG CTGTTGCTATTTGCCACTTCAAATGACACAGAGAAGGTTGTCCCAATATTTCAGGAGGCAGCAAAGTTTTTCAAAGGGAAG CTTATCTTCGTGCACGTGGAAATGGACAATGAAGATGTTGGAAGACCTGTTTCAGATTATTTTGGTGTCACTGGAAATGCTTCCAAA gTTCTTGCATACACAGGAAATGATGATGCCAAGAAATATGTACTAGATCAGGAAGTGACCTTGGATAGCGTCAAG GCTTTTGGGGAGGACTTCCTAGAAGACAAGTTAAAACCTGTCTTCAAGTCAGATCCAATTCCTGAGAGt AATGATGGGGATGTGAAGATAGTGGTTGGgaataattttgatgaaattgttcTGGATGAGTCAAAGGACGTTCTCCTTGAG ATTTATGCTCCTTGGTGCGGGCATTGCCAAGCATTGGAGCCCACATACAACAAGCTTGCCAATCATCTACATGGCATTGAGTCTCTTGTTATAGCCAAGATGGATGGAACAACAAATGAGCATCCCAGGGCAAAG